Proteins found in one Lysinibacillus fusiformis genomic segment:
- a CDS encoding helix-hairpin-helix domain-containing protein, whose protein sequence is MLQSLWQKYKKSMLFPSILVVSGLCYFYFSSSDSSHPQEELIETIQPIEEKNLSASAEEAVMQQIFVDIKGAVMYPGVYELQQDQRIKDVVQLAGGYTENADTQLINHAQKVQDEMVIYIPIKGEQLEEGAPSLLTIPMESNNKEQKININKADVATLATLPGIGPSKAQSILTYREENGHFQTIDDLKNVSGIGDKTFEKLKDAITVK, encoded by the coding sequence GTGCTCCAATCTTTATGGCAAAAGTACAAAAAAAGTATGTTATTCCCCAGCATACTAGTCGTCAGTGGACTTTGTTACTTCTATTTTTCGAGTTCTGACTCTTCACATCCCCAAGAAGAGCTCATCGAGACAATCCAACCTATTGAAGAAAAGAATTTGAGTGCATCTGCTGAGGAAGCGGTGATGCAGCAGATATTTGTGGATATAAAGGGTGCTGTGATGTATCCAGGCGTTTATGAACTTCAGCAAGACCAACGTATAAAAGATGTTGTACAGCTTGCTGGTGGCTATACAGAGAATGCTGACACACAGCTTATCAATCATGCCCAAAAAGTACAGGATGAGATGGTGATCTATATTCCTATCAAGGGCGAACAGCTAGAAGAAGGAGCCCCTTCTCTTTTAACGATACCTATGGAAAGTAATAATAAAGAGCAAAAGATTAATATTAATAAAGCTGATGTGGCAACTTTGGCAACATTGCCAGGCATCGGTCCTTCGAAAGCGCAAAGTATCCTTACGTATCGAGAGGAAAATGGACACTTTCAAACGATAGATGACTTAAAAAATGTGAGTGGTATTGGTGATAAAACATTTGAGAAGCTAAAGGATGCGATTACCGTAAAGTAA
- the spoIIP gene encoding stage II sporulation protein P: MTLLKKLQWSFGILLFFFVLPVIAGQLPFNKQASTPIKQSEDKQVVFAATNLAEQSVLEQTQEPEPDQALDPDPFKVLVLFTHTHEAYEPIVKAVSGKVATSHETVNIMSLKDKIVNHFNVNGLKTDVLDVDIMKKLQEEGKGYHESYNVMRPYLSKHLETNNYDLILDLHRDSLKHDLTTISYNGENYAKIAIVVGAEHANYRWNTAYAESLSSTLNAIVPKISKGVISKSGDGVDGRYNQDLAKQMMIIEIGGIGNTEEEVNRTIAVIGKAISKAFVNDSKK, from the coding sequence GTGACTTTGCTAAAAAAACTACAATGGTCATTTGGTATATTATTGTTCTTTTTCGTATTACCTGTCATTGCTGGGCAACTTCCGTTCAACAAGCAAGCATCGACTCCGATCAAACAATCAGAAGATAAGCAAGTCGTGTTTGCCGCTACCAATTTAGCTGAACAAAGTGTACTGGAACAAACGCAAGAGCCTGAACCAGATCAAGCCCTAGACCCGGACCCATTTAAAGTGTTAGTGTTATTTACTCATACGCATGAAGCATACGAACCGATAGTGAAAGCAGTGAGTGGTAAGGTAGCGACTTCTCATGAAACGGTCAATATTATGAGCCTGAAGGATAAGATTGTGAATCATTTTAATGTAAATGGTTTAAAGACGGATGTTCTTGATGTAGATATTATGAAGAAATTACAAGAAGAAGGTAAAGGATATCACGAATCTTATAATGTGATGAGGCCTTACCTAAGTAAGCATTTAGAAACAAATAATTATGATTTAATACTTGATTTACATCGTGACTCATTAAAACATGATCTTACAACGATCTCATATAATGGGGAAAACTATGCGAAAATCGCTATTGTTGTTGGGGCAGAACATGCCAATTACCGCTGGAATACAGCGTATGCTGAAAGTCTATCATCCACATTAAATGCCATCGTACCAAAAATCTCTAAAGGGGTTATTTCTAAAAGTGGTGATGGTGTTGATGGACGATACAATCAAGATTTAGCAAAGCAAATGATGATTATTGAGATTGGCGGAATTGGCAACACAGAGGAAGAGGTTAATCGTACGATTGCTGTCATAGGTAAAGCCATATCAAAAGCTTTTGTAAATGATTCAAAAAAATAA
- a CDS encoding YqzM family protein, translated as MNPFEGKNIQCRRNDAIDSGVGFGVSFGVFTIMFIIATIVEFVSQ; from the coding sequence ATGAATCCATTTGAAGGAAAGAACATACAATGTCGACGTAACGATGCCATCGATTCTGGTGTTGGTTTCGGTGTATCATTTGGCGTTTTCACAATTATGTTTATTATTGCAACTATAGTAGAATTCGTATCACAGTAA
- the holA gene encoding DNA polymerase III subunit delta, with protein sequence MISTVWNTIKKGELAPVYLLVGEESYFIDETIKRLKEAMGPEEDLEMTTFDLEEVPVDAVMDEADTIPFFSERKLIIAKNASFLKATEKGKEKIDHDVKRLETWLSNPSDFSVTVFIAPYEKLDERKKVTKMMKEHALFVQAETPKEQDLAVWIQGIVKAKSNSIAQDAIELLVSMVGANMLQLQMEIDKLTLYLGEGGEITTSLVEDLVAKTLEQDAFKMLNAYLFNDSVGALSIYHDLLRQKQEPIMLVGLLASNVRTMSNVFYLLKKGYHPQQIAKNLKIHPYRVKLMIEQRHRPSEENLLRALYQLAEVDLQLKSTGGNRERYLELFLLRQL encoded by the coding sequence ATGATTTCAACGGTTTGGAATACAATAAAAAAAGGTGAGCTTGCACCAGTATATTTGCTTGTTGGTGAAGAAAGCTATTTTATAGATGAAACCATTAAACGCTTAAAAGAGGCTATGGGTCCAGAAGAAGATCTGGAGATGACCACATTTGACTTAGAGGAAGTGCCAGTAGATGCGGTCATGGATGAAGCAGATACCATTCCTTTTTTCTCAGAACGTAAGCTCATTATTGCTAAAAACGCTTCGTTTTTAAAGGCCACCGAGAAAGGGAAGGAAAAAATCGATCATGATGTGAAACGATTGGAAACATGGCTGTCGAATCCGTCTGATTTCTCCGTAACGGTTTTTATTGCTCCTTATGAAAAATTAGATGAACGCAAAAAAGTGACCAAAATGATGAAGGAGCATGCATTATTTGTACAAGCTGAGACACCAAAAGAGCAGGATTTAGCCGTCTGGATTCAGGGCATTGTCAAGGCAAAGAGTAATAGCATTGCACAAGATGCTATTGAACTGCTTGTTTCGATGGTCGGAGCCAACATGCTACAATTACAGATGGAAATTGACAAGCTAACCCTTTATTTAGGTGAAGGTGGCGAAATTACAACTTCGTTAGTGGAGGATTTGGTGGCAAAAACATTGGAGCAAGATGCCTTTAAAATGCTCAATGCTTATCTGTTTAATGATTCTGTCGGAGCCTTGTCCATCTATCATGATTTATTACGACAAAAACAAGAGCCTATTATGTTAGTGGGCTTGCTCGCATCCAATGTTCGTACCATGTCAAATGTCTTTTATTTGTTAAAGAAAGGATATCATCCACAGCAAATCGCTAAAAATCTAAAAATTCATCCATATCGCGTCAAACTTATGATTGAGCAACGTCATCGCCCGTCAGAAGAAAATTTGCTGCGAGCATTATATCAATTAGCGGAAGTTGATTTACAGCTAAAATCGACTGGTGGGAATCGAGAGCGCTATTTAGAGCTATTTTTATTGCGCCAACTATAA
- the rpsT gene encoding 30S ribosomal protein S20, translating to MPNIKSAIKRVKVNEKANIANSQAKSAMRTTVKKAENAVAANAENKQELLQAAFKSLDKAASKGLIHKNAAARKKSRLAKKA from the coding sequence ATGCCAAACATTAAATCTGCGATTAAACGCGTAAAAGTTAACGAAAAAGCTAACATTGCTAATTCTCAAGCTAAATCTGCAATGCGTACTACAGTGAAAAAAGCTGAAAACGCTGTTGCTGCCAACGCTGAAAACAAACAAGAACTTTTACAAGCAGCTTTCAAATCTTTAGATAAAGCAGCTTCAAAAGGACTTATCCACAAAAACGCGGCGGCTCGTAAAAAGTCTCGCCTTGCTAAAAAAGCGTAA
- a CDS encoding class I SAM-dependent DNA methyltransferase, with amino-acid sequence MSYERFAHVYDELQTDIPYNLYVDWVVQHAPSSQYPKLLDIGCGTGVLSLLFAQSGYQVSGIDLSEEMLSIAAERFAGAGYHAPLYCMSMVELDGFEEMDIVTITIDSLNYVVEEQSVYTTLERIYTALRDGGQLFFDVHSLFKMNEIFLDGPFTYDDGDISYIWHTEPADFEHSVIHQMTFYVREKSSELYERFDEEHVQRTFTIEQYMTWLCAIGFSYVEITADFTDEAPDDESERIFIRAVK; translated from the coding sequence GTGAGTTACGAACGCTTTGCCCATGTCTATGATGAGCTTCAAACGGATATTCCTTACAATCTCTATGTAGATTGGGTTGTACAACATGCACCAAGCAGCCAATACCCAAAACTTTTAGATATTGGTTGTGGCACTGGTGTACTTAGCTTGTTATTTGCACAGTCTGGCTATCAAGTCAGTGGAATCGATTTATCAGAAGAGATGCTGTCCATTGCAGCAGAACGCTTTGCTGGTGCAGGTTACCATGCTCCATTATACTGTATGTCTATGGTCGAACTAGACGGGTTTGAGGAAATGGATATTGTCACGATCACAATTGACTCCTTGAATTACGTAGTAGAGGAGCAGTCTGTCTATACCACATTAGAACGTATCTATACGGCTTTGCGTGATGGGGGTCAGCTGTTTTTTGATGTTCACTCATTATTTAAAATGAATGAGATTTTTTTAGATGGTCCGTTCACGTATGATGACGGTGATATTAGCTATATTTGGCATACGGAGCCTGCTGACTTCGAGCATTCGGTTATTCATCAAATGACCTTCTATGTGCGAGAGAAGTCAAGTGAATTATATGAACGCTTTGATGAGGAGCACGTGCAACGTACTTTCACTATCGAGCAGTATATGACTTGGTTATGTGCCATCGGTTTTAGTTATGTGGAAATCACAGCAGACTTTACGGATGAGGCACCTGATGATGAAAGTGAACGCATTTTCATTCGTGCGGTGAAATAA
- the yqeK gene encoding bis(5'-nucleosyl)-tetraphosphatase (symmetrical) YqeK: protein MEREQYLAAIKPRMPEKRYIHTIGVMETAIDLAQKYGEDVKKAETAAILHDIAKYADIEWMEKIVRDEELDARLIGWGSELLHGPVGAYIAQSEFAITDEELLNAIRFHTTGRAGMSRLEKIIFVADMIEPNRRFDGVDRLRKKAQKNLDKAMSACVRHTLAFLIDTKQPIYPLSIECYNDMMNREESEG from the coding sequence ATGGAACGCGAACAGTATTTAGCGGCGATTAAGCCAAGAATGCCTGAAAAACGTTATATTCATACAATCGGTGTGATGGAAACGGCCATCGACCTAGCTCAAAAGTATGGAGAGGACGTGAAAAAAGCTGAAACAGCAGCTATCCTCCACGATATTGCTAAATATGCAGACATTGAGTGGATGGAGAAGATCGTTCGTGATGAAGAATTAGATGCAAGACTCATTGGGTGGGGCAGTGAATTACTACATGGTCCAGTCGGAGCATATATAGCACAAAGTGAGTTTGCCATCACAGACGAAGAGCTGTTGAATGCTATTCGTTTCCATACAACTGGGCGCGCTGGTATGAGCCGTTTAGAAAAAATCATTTTTGTCGCAGATATGATTGAACCGAACCGTCGATTTGATGGTGTTGATCGTCTACGCAAAAAAGCGCAAAAAAATTTGGATAAGGCGATGAGTGCATGTGTACGTCATACTTTGGCATTTTTAATTGACACAAAGCAGCCAATTTATCCTTTATCAATAGAATGTTATAACGATATGATGAACAGAGAGGAAAGTGAAGGATGA
- the rsfS gene encoding ribosome silencing factor: MTSTLLQAAYKAIDDKHGEDIVVLNMQGISLLADYFIIAHGNSDRQVQAIARELQDVAEKDGYEIRRVEGFDGARWVLVDLGDVVAHVFHKDERAYYNLERLWGDAPQLDMPEA; the protein is encoded by the coding sequence ATGACTTCAACTTTATTACAAGCAGCGTACAAAGCAATTGACGACAAACATGGTGAGGACATTGTCGTTTTAAATATGCAAGGAATTTCCCTTTTAGCGGACTATTTTATCATTGCTCATGGTAACTCAGATCGCCAAGTGCAAGCAATTGCGCGTGAATTACAGGATGTAGCTGAAAAAGATGGCTATGAAATTCGCCGTGTCGAAGGTTTCGATGGAGCTCGTTGGGTACTTGTCGACTTAGGAGATGTAGTGGCACATGTATTCCATAAGGATGAGCGTGCTTATTATAATTTAGAGCGTCTTTGGGGCGATGCACCGCAACTAGACATGCCAGAGGCCTAA
- the gpr gene encoding GPR endopeptidase, which yields MQNFNWQRTDLIDESEEVVVHQTKEQKEKLEQSSGIQIEDRNAGRVKITDVLVDAEGEKQIGKKEGQYITLSVPTLTLEDQEGFAQLEQELLVNFKKMHADLAWQENDKILIVGLGNRTITPDAIGPYLIDHLHSLDVIDEKFVMYAPGVTGQTGYETGEFVAAIAERLQPKLIIVVDALATRASNRLCKTIQLTDTGIHPGSGVGNQRQEISYEMLGIPVTAIGIPTVVDAPVLIADAVETMLRSIAARVAERGKPSSKLSLSSWQPDINKELDMTLVQPIFGEWATWTKEERQQLFEETFAGSHTQLMVTPKEADYWIDRYAKLVASMLMDWASDL from the coding sequence ATGCAAAATTTTAATTGGCAACGAACAGATTTAATCGATGAATCAGAAGAGGTAGTTGTCCATCAGACGAAAGAGCAAAAAGAAAAGCTTGAACAATCAAGTGGCATTCAAATTGAAGATCGGAATGCTGGTAGAGTAAAAATTACAGATGTTCTTGTAGACGCTGAAGGGGAAAAACAAATTGGTAAAAAAGAAGGGCAGTATATTACACTTTCTGTCCCGACGCTGACATTAGAAGATCAAGAAGGTTTTGCACAACTTGAGCAAGAATTGCTTGTAAATTTCAAAAAAATGCATGCTGATCTTGCTTGGCAAGAAAACGATAAAATTTTAATAGTTGGTTTAGGAAATCGTACCATTACACCGGATGCAATAGGTCCCTATTTAATTGACCATCTGCATAGTTTAGATGTCATTGATGAAAAATTTGTTATGTATGCTCCTGGTGTAACAGGACAAACAGGCTACGAAACAGGAGAGTTTGTGGCTGCTATTGCAGAGCGTCTACAACCGAAATTGATCATTGTAGTGGATGCACTTGCAACAAGAGCGAGTAATCGACTCTGTAAAACGATTCAATTAACTGACACGGGTATACACCCAGGTTCAGGGGTTGGCAACCAACGGCAAGAAATTTCTTATGAGATGCTTGGCATTCCAGTAACAGCGATTGGTATACCGACAGTAGTAGATGCACCCGTATTAATTGCGGATGCGGTAGAAACAATGCTTCGTTCGATAGCTGCCCGTGTGGCTGAACGCGGTAAACCGTCATCGAAGCTTTCCTTATCCTCGTGGCAACCAGATATCAACAAGGAACTGGATATGACGTTAGTACAACCTATTTTTGGAGAATGGGCGACATGGACAAAAGAGGAACGGCAGCAGCTGTTTGAGGAAACCTTCGCTGGCTCCCACACCCAATTAATGGTGACACCAAAAGAAGCAGACTATTGGATTGATCGCTATGCAAAATTAGTGGCTTCTATGCTAATGGATTGGGCAAGTGATTTATAA
- a CDS encoding ComE operon protein 2: MERITWDQFFMAQSHLLALRSTCTRLAVGTTVVRDKRIIAGGYNGSITGDEHCIEKGCYVVDNHCVRTVHAEMNALLQCAKYGTPTKGADLYVTHFPCLPCTKSIIQAGIERVYYATDYKNNPYAQELFAKAGVEVVHVPFDERKIDFLRDDKLALYTEMLHELRESGVSAEKLLPYEQKVSALFGIEL; this comes from the coding sequence ATGGAGCGAATTACTTGGGATCAATTTTTTATGGCACAAAGCCATTTACTCGCATTACGAAGTACATGTACAAGACTAGCTGTAGGAACAACGGTTGTGCGTGATAAACGCATTATTGCAGGTGGCTATAACGGTTCCATTACAGGGGACGAGCATTGTATCGAAAAAGGATGCTATGTGGTTGATAACCATTGCGTGCGTACCGTACATGCTGAAATGAACGCCTTACTGCAATGTGCTAAATATGGAACACCGACAAAAGGTGCTGACTTGTATGTGACACATTTTCCATGCTTACCATGTACAAAGTCCATTATTCAAGCTGGCATAGAACGTGTGTATTACGCTACAGATTATAAAAATAATCCATATGCACAGGAACTATTTGCAAAAGCTGGAGTGGAAGTAGTTCATGTACCCTTTGATGAACGTAAAATCGATTTTTTACGAGATGACAAGCTAGCCTTGTACACAGAAATGTTGCATGAGCTTCGCGAGAGTGGGGTATCGGCTGAAAAATTGCTCCCATATGAACAGAAGGTGAGTGCATTATTTGGCATCGAGCTTTAA
- a CDS encoding DNA internalization-related competence protein ComEC/Rec2 has protein sequence MVALAVLVAAIAAHKSVWLLIFLLLLALWLIIKGESRFLAIFVLTSGLLAYFFLSINQLTEPPPLPSNFPLTWSNDYKINGQKLRGFATTTNGQKLYVVYTFSSEQEKNFYEHTSLSGMTYVAKGELVTPSSPAHAYAFSMSNYLTSKGATGVVEIANWRYVGKRASFFTLLAEVRHGMKKHIERTFPKSLVAEAQALLIGVQDQMEDELQRAYQKLGITHLFAISGLHVALVSWLFFEGLLRISVRKEMATVVLLILLPVYGVIAGGAPSVWRAVSVVELMMLLRFFKWGISMDDALAISFIGFVLLEPGIIFQIGFQLSYLAAASLIYSSIIFKQTRNWLSRSFFITFVCQLLVYPLLLHHFYELSISSFFVNIVFVSLFSFVILPFNIVAFVLSYLSLPLANVLFAGYEPLRNWLTEMIFYMQALPWQLWSPGKPSSWLSCVAMLSVLASFYYLEIRRFRKAIMVLVIPAIWVHLSPMLYNETKITFLNAGQGDSIVIELPFRRAVYVIDAGGVLRFEQESWKKTDRPYEVGKQVVVPFLKGKGIRTIDIFIASHADADHIEGAEEVLQEINMKEIHVTPGSLNEPLMNDLLQEANKRNIPIKEKIKGNAWRVGVTDFYYLWPNDTFYEGNDDSLVLYMRQKAFTALFTGDLEQYGEQQLIKRYGPLLTNLTLLKAGHHGSKTSSIEAFVELLQPQLTVFSAGLHNRYGHPHEEVVERFVSRNLATWTTGLDGTIEIRIWDNRWSVSK, from the coding sequence ATGGTAGCACTTGCTGTACTTGTAGCTGCTATTGCGGCACATAAATCAGTATGGCTACTCATTTTTTTACTGCTACTAGCCCTGTGGCTCATCATAAAAGGTGAGTCACGTTTTCTTGCAATTTTTGTGCTAACTAGTGGTCTACTAGCTTATTTTTTCCTTTCTATCAATCAACTGACGGAACCTCCCCCTTTACCGTCAAATTTCCCTTTAACTTGGTCAAATGACTATAAAATAAACGGGCAAAAACTCCGTGGGTTTGCTACAACAACAAATGGCCAAAAGCTTTACGTTGTTTATACGTTTTCTTCGGAACAAGAGAAAAATTTTTATGAACATACCTCATTATCGGGAATGACGTATGTTGCTAAAGGTGAACTTGTGACACCCTCTTCTCCTGCGCATGCCTATGCCTTTTCCATGTCCAATTATTTAACGAGCAAAGGAGCAACAGGCGTTGTTGAAATCGCAAATTGGCGTTATGTAGGAAAACGTGCCTCCTTTTTCACCCTTCTTGCTGAAGTAAGACACGGTATGAAAAAGCATATAGAGAGGACCTTTCCAAAATCCCTTGTAGCAGAGGCACAAGCACTTCTAATAGGGGTACAAGATCAGATGGAGGATGAACTGCAGCGAGCCTATCAAAAGCTCGGTATCACCCATTTATTTGCGATTTCCGGGTTACATGTCGCGCTGGTGTCTTGGCTATTTTTTGAAGGGTTACTTAGAATAAGCGTTCGCAAAGAAATGGCTACTGTAGTGCTATTGATCCTCTTACCCGTTTATGGAGTGATCGCAGGTGGTGCACCTTCCGTATGGCGTGCAGTTTCTGTAGTTGAATTAATGATGTTATTGCGCTTTTTTAAGTGGGGTATATCGATGGATGATGCACTAGCGATTAGCTTTATAGGCTTTGTTTTGCTTGAGCCAGGTATTATTTTTCAAATTGGTTTCCAACTGTCCTATTTAGCAGCTGCTAGTCTTATTTATTCCAGTATCATTTTCAAGCAGACGAGGAATTGGCTCAGTCGTTCTTTTTTTATCACATTCGTGTGCCAATTGCTCGTTTACCCACTACTACTTCATCATTTTTATGAGTTATCTATATCCTCGTTTTTTGTCAATATTGTTTTTGTTTCACTGTTTTCCTTTGTTATATTACCCTTTAACATTGTAGCCTTTGTGCTATCCTATCTTTCCTTACCACTTGCCAACGTGCTATTTGCTGGCTATGAACCACTGCGTAATTGGCTGACCGAAATGATCTTTTATATGCAGGCGCTTCCTTGGCAATTATGGTCACCAGGTAAACCATCTAGTTGGCTGAGCTGCGTTGCGATGCTAAGTGTTTTAGCAAGCTTCTATTACTTGGAAATAAGACGTTTCAGGAAAGCTATTATGGTCCTTGTCATCCCCGCTATTTGGGTTCATCTGTCACCCATGTTGTATAACGAAACGAAGATCACCTTTTTAAATGCAGGACAAGGAGACAGTATCGTCATTGAATTGCCATTTAGGCGGGCAGTCTATGTTATAGATGCAGGAGGCGTATTACGCTTTGAGCAGGAGTCATGGAAAAAAACAGATCGTCCTTATGAGGTTGGAAAGCAAGTTGTCGTGCCATTTTTAAAAGGTAAGGGCATACGAACCATTGATATTTTTATAGCCTCGCATGCGGACGCAGATCATATTGAAGGAGCAGAGGAAGTATTACAAGAGATTAACATGAAGGAAATACACGTTACACCTGGTTCATTGAATGAGCCTTTAATGAATGATTTATTGCAAGAAGCAAACAAGCGAAATATTCCTATTAAAGAAAAGATAAAGGGGAATGCGTGGCGTGTAGGAGTGACAGATTTTTATTACTTATGGCCTAATGACACCTTTTATGAGGGAAATGATGACTCCCTTGTCCTGTACATGCGACAAAAGGCATTTACAGCGTTGTTTACAGGGGATTTGGAGCAATATGGTGAACAACAGCTGATCAAGCGCTATGGGCCTTTATTGACCAATCTCACATTGCTGAAGGCAGGACATCATGGGAGTAAGACATCGAGCATAGAAGCCTTTGTTGAGCTGCTACAGCCCCAATTAACAGTTTTTAGTGCAGGTCTCCATAATCGCTATGGTCATCCACATGAAGAAGTAGTAGAACGTTTTGTCAGTCGAAATTTAGCGACATGGACAACAGGATTGGATGGAACAATCGAAATACGTATTTGGGATAATCGCTGGTCAGTCAGTAAATGA